CTGCCCACTAAGGAGGAAGCCTCGAGGAAGAGAACTCTGCCGGGCATTTGCGACTCCATGAGTCTAAACATGGCTAAGGTAAGTTGAAGAGGCGCCGTCTCTGTGTTTGTCTCTGGGCTAACTGGGTTATGTGGATGATACAGCTTTGGGCCGACCAACGGGAGCTGGCCGTCCGACTGCCCAATTTGTGTCGCCGATATGGTGAGATGCAACGCCGCGGCAATGAGTGCGAGGCCGAGAAGCTAGAACAGGCGAGGGCCGAGTCTGCCTCCCTGGGGGTCCGACTCGCAGAACTCCAAGCCAAACTAGAGGAGTCGGAGCGACGGAGGATGAGGGCGGAGGAAAAGGGGGCGGAGGAAACGGCCCGAAGAGAACTGATGGCGGCAGAAGTGGAGACGGCGAAGGCGGAGTTGGCGAGCTACCGAGCCGGCGAGGAGGGGCGATGGGAGAATCTGAAGAAGGCCTTTATGAAGTCGGAAGAATTTTACAACATAGTCGGCGCCAGGTCCGCCTCCATGCTTGGCTACGGCTTCGACGGGGCCATCCGCCAAATACAGGAGGCCGGGTACTTGCCTGCAGGCGCTCCGCCTGCGTTTCTGAGTCTGCGGAAGGTGGCTGACTCCATCCCCGACGATCAGATTGATGATTAGGAAGCCTTGGCCGCGGTGCAAGGATGTAAGACTAATGAAAATTTTTGGGAAAAACAGACCTTTTGCGACCGAGTAGCTTCTACCATCAATTTTTTCCCTTTTAGCATGATTGTTCTTCGGATAGATGGCCGAGGCGAATGTCACCACTCTTTCGCATCCTTGAAACTGACTATCGTTATCAAAGGTGGTATACTGAACTGACAGACTGTAACGGTAGTATCcgaaatctaatggttaattaagaTAATTCattctatttaattaagaatttattaatataGATAGTTTTAAACTAATTAAGTTAGctgataattataaaatttagattAATCAATTATATCAAGAAAAtagtatataaatatataaaaatcaatAAAGGCTTAGTATTTATATAATTCatggtataaatttttatatagcttatttatcaaattaataTAGAAACGaaacatatattatatataattaaataaaaatataaaattaatatatatatatatatatataggtttgATATGCTGGGCGACGCCTTGGGCGTAATCGTGAGCGACGCGCAGACGTGGTATTGCCAATTCGGTTTCCTcacaaataatatatattttagttTGTTAATCCACATCGTTATAGTCTACAAAAATTGTATAATTGTATAAAGAATCACCGCGCTGTTGCTTTGCTTCTAAATGTTGCATCAATGACTTCACAGGAAACCGTTCTTGTAACAGCTCATCTTCGATTGGTCGTTGTAGATGGTCGGAAGGAATTATGTTACGACGAAATTATGCTGGGCTGACGGCTGCAACAACTGCCTGCTCTTCGTTGGACCTTTTTTTGCTGCTACAAAGTGTAGCAGCTACACAGAgagatagctgctacaacgtgtagcagttaactctccgtgtagctgctacaccttgtagcagttaATTTCGTAAAGTCGTCTTTCTCGCACCCCTATTTTCTAGCAGAGGGATTAACCTAGAAGCCATAGATTTCGTATTGTGTATATCACCatgttcaaaaaaaaatttttgctCATAGGTTTCCGTTGCCTTCAGCGCCCTTGGTTTGTTGTGCTGCTTCAGATTGCGAATGGCTATTTCAACTCATAACTACTACACCTTGCAGCAGCTATCTTAGTAAGTAGTTTTTCTATTATGCCTATTTTCCAATAGAAATTAACCCAGAAGCCATAGATTtgctaaaaaaatgatttaaaaatatttctgctACTGCACCACCTTTGCTTTGCTATCATGCTACACTTTCCGAATGGCTACTTTGACTATATAACAACTTCACCTTGCAGCAACTACTTCGACTCATAATTGCTACACCTTGGAGTAGCTAACTCCCTATGTGTAGCTACCATAACTTGGGGCAGTTAGCTCATTTAGTCATTTTTTAGAAGCCATATTTTTGTAGCATTATATTAACTTgctaaaaaatgatttaaaattatttacgcTGCTACAGTGCCTTTGATTTTCTTTGCTTTGCTGAcatgctacaccttgtagcagctactttgacTTATTACTGCTATACCATGTAGCAGCTAACTCCCAATGTAGCTGCGACAACTTGTCGCAGCTAAATCGGGGGTAAATATGCTATAACGACGTAACATCTCTTTTTTCGTTGACGCTTCACCAAGATATGACTCTGCATTTTTAACCAATAATTGATCATAGCAATTGTAATTTTTTATATAGATCAAGTAAATGAGGTATCTTACATTTGTTGTAGAAACAAATGTAGCACGGTGAAGCACCTATTCGTCagaagctgctacatgttgtagcataTAATGGTCCAAATAACCTTTTCTTATCAATTACCCTTTTTGCAAATATTGTGCAAATATATATAGTGTCCAATTATATTTTTACCCTCACTGACCAAGTTTTAACCCCTATACTCGCCGTGTGACACATATTTCGAAAGAATTACAATAATAGTATATCGGTGCCCCACGGAATCTTCCTGAATCAACCTCAGTGCGACGATTTGTTTCTCATCTACAGCTGCACCTTCATCATAATTACTGTGAAGGGTTTCACATTCAAAGCTTCGCCTCCTTTGATAGGTTGAATCTTTATGGTTTTGAACCATCATTAGCTGCTACAATTTGGTTTAATGTCTATAGTTCGTTAATGAGTGATGATTTTACTCTTGAGTGAATCGAGGGTTTTAAAGACATGTTTATCTTTTCTGTCGTAGCTACTGTAGTTTAACTGCTACAATGTAGGTAAACTCTATTAATTGATACGTTGTGGTTAAACCCTACACCACGATTGACTTATTGTTATGGTAGTAGCTATTTGACcataactgctacaacgtaataAGTACCTATGTTGTATAATATACTATTCAGATTGTACTACCTAAGACAAAGAATATACATTGTAATGCATCTAATTATGGTATAAAA
The genomic region above belongs to Zingiber officinale cultivar Zhangliang chromosome 11A, Zo_v1.1, whole genome shotgun sequence and contains:
- the LOC122032400 gene encoding ribonuclease Y-like, with the translated sequence MRASLNKHLMKWMVARMTPPLRIISVESVVPVRPAPDSAAPVPPLPSAAAAEPEAISSDGPLEGLRTRKRSLKQKQPMAPPAPQGPSEPNPSDVALLSSMFVAGVCSGDDVPRQQRSSPSLNGTLGQILPTKEEASRKRTLPGICDSMSLNMAKLWADQRELAVRLPNLCRRYGEMQRRGNECEAEKLEQARAESASLGVRLAELQAKLEESERRRMRAEEKGAEETARRELMAAEVETAKAELASYRAGEEGRWENLKKAFMKSEEFYNIVGARSASMLGYGFDGAIRQIQEAGYLPAGAPPAFLSLRKVADSIPDDQIDD